The window AGTGTCAGAACGAAGGTGTTTACTTCGAGATGATTCGCTTTTCTTCGTGGGTGATAGATTTGGTGACTGTTGGCGGCTTTTGGTGAAAGCGTTACGTATGAGGGAACTAGGTGTCGCCATCTCTCTGGAAGATGTATTTGCTTTTTTAGGCGTAGAAAGACCATGGCCTCTTTCATCGTAGGGGTTTTTGagtggagaaagagaaagtGAAGAACGATCAATGATTGTACTAGTATGGATCAGTTAACAATTCTTTTGAAAGCCTGTAACTATCAAACATGTGAGGGAATACCTGTGCTTACCTGAGATCTCCCAATCCAGCGTCCTCTAATAATCGTTGATTTCTTTTACGTTTACGTGACTCGAAAGTGCCCACGCTCGATTTGCTAGATCCTTTGCTAGTCGGAGTCCACCCCGACCACCAGCCATCTTCATCCTGGTCTTTACCTTTAGGTTTATGTGGTGTAGTGGGCACGCTCTGGACTCCCAAACCAGCTGCCACAGTCTGTCTGAATAACTCCTCAAGCTCTTTGTCATCGTACTCGTCATAACGACCTTCCATCTCAGTCGGCATTTGTGTGGCGCGTATCTTGTCGGTCTCTTGAGCATGCACCCGTGCCCCCTCCGCTTGTTTGTACTCGTCTAtatcatcctcatcctcgcCGACGTAATATTGATCATATTCATCGACGTCTTTGAATGGGACTGCTTGGACACGTTGGGAAAGCTCTGGTACTGGTTGGGGATGTTGCGAAGCCTGAGTCATGGCAAACGCCTCGAAGGGATTTAtctcttcgtcttctttGTCCAACGCTAAATCCATCCCTGTTCCCTCAAAACTAGCAGATGGTGGTTCGCCAAACAGAACATTATTATCCGGAGATGAACGGTTACGTATAGATGAAGTGTCAGCTGTTGGAGACATACGGGACTTCCTGGACTTTTGGGTCGTTTTGGTGACCTTCCTGGTTTGCTTAGGCCAGTGAGCTGACAAGGCGTCAAACGTTGTCATTATCCACTGTGAAGTCATCATGAGACATATTTCACTGGTGTGAAGAGAAATAAACATTACCTTGTCCCACTGCAatttctctccttccttgCCAGCTGAAACGTCGCGAGAGTATCTTTGGAATGACAGCTTcccctttctcttcctctcagCGTCCATACGTTCTTCCAGTATTGCCCAAAGCTCATCTGAGATCTTCCAATCGCCTCCCTTGTTTCTTTTCCCATCCGCTTGATTGCCTCTATACCCCAGCTCCTCCATTGACCTTCCTTCCATCCCGCCGCTACCTGGCATCATGTCATTTGTGCCAGTACCCAATCCTTTAGCGGCTCTCCTTCGCCTCTCGTCTTCCCACAGTTCTGCAACCGCAGGCACAAGCTTTTCATTGGGATCCAAAGGCTTATGTAGTAACTCGATGAAATCATGATGCAGTAGACGGGGGATAAGTCGTTGCCGATTTAAAATCTGGTGAGGAAGAATGTCAATTTCAATAGAAGCAAATGTTTCCTTCGCGGGAGAGAGGCCTGGCGGATATAACATGGAAGTGGGTATTGTGCGCGAGTTAATTATATGAAGAGTACCATCGGTCATTGTCTCTGACAAGGAGTCATACGGGTCTCCTTCTGTACACGTATAAGCTTAATGGGACCCGTGGGTGATAACAGCCTGCTCACCTGGCATAGGTTCTCTGAAGGTGCCTCCTCCCAGCTCCAACCACCCGCAGCCATACAAATCAAAGTCACACATAAACTGCAAAACATGGTTGAGATGTGCTTCGTGCGGTTGCCATTCTCTCCCTAGCACATTCGGCTTCTGTAGTTGCTCGAGAGCTATATGCAGTCTTGCCGGGTTTGCCAAATTGATTTTGAGAAAATAATGATATCCAAGATGATATCCATAGAATGGTGTTCCCTTTACAAGGATCACAGAGACGACATGCAAATGCTTTGGATCCACACCACCGCCGTAATTGGTGTTGTTGGCTGCAGATGTCGGGTTTTGTCGAAGTGCGAGACAAATCGCATGGTTGAGAGAGACGGCAAATCTCTGACATAGTTTGACCACTCTTTCTGGCCGTAACGGATCTTGGGAGTCCATGGGATAAGGTACAAAAAAGTATGGATAGCACAGGTGGACGTTGGCACAAATTTTTTGTGAAAAGGATGTGGTCCCAAATATCCGAATAACAGGTACGCTATGAGGCAGATTACCCAACGGTATCGCGGTTGCAAGTCGAGAGGGAGCATAGTGCTGACGAAGAGTAGGAATGGGTGCCGCCTGATCCGAGGTTATATGAGTAATTTTGATACGTAGAAGGGGATTGCTGGGACACAAAGACTGGGTCGATCCGACGGGCAAAGAGGACGACGGTCCTTGATTGATGACCGCCGTGTCGTCCATGGCAGGCGATGATGATTTAAGGTCCGTGGAGAATGATGGGAGCCGGCCTATGAGCTTGCTAGCGGTCGCAAATTACCAGCATTTTTGTGATATGAGGAACAACAGGAGGGCTGAACAGAAGAACAACAAAAGGAACTGCAGTGTTCGGTGACCGGAACGAAACGAGCGCGAACTTGGAGTAAAAGTACTTGTAATGTTCGCGCGCGTCAGCTATATTGTATGGATGATCTGACCTGAAATCTGAGATTATGTAATATATGATAAGTTGATTTGATCAGATGACGTAAATGCGTCCTCCCGTATTTGTCTCGCTCGTCTCCAACCGACTGCTACGTACGTAGAACGAACGAAAGACTCCATACTTCCAACTTGTTTGACCCATACAACCCAATTATGCCCCCCACTCTGACTGACCTTCCTTCAGAGGTTATCCTGGAGCAGATCTTGCCCTTGCTATCTCTTAAAGACGTCTTACACTTCTCACAAGTCAATCATCAGCTTCACACGCTCACTGTTCGTCTTCTTTCACATCCATGGTTCTGTGTGCTCATTCTTACCCCTGATAGCTCGATCCCTCCTTTTGGCGTTACAAGACAACTTCTGATTTTTCgttttctccttcttctcatccaCCTTTCCCTTCGTCAGACTGGTGGCGGCGGGTATATTTTGGCCTCTTGCAGCCACGCGCCTTTGTGTGGGGCTCAAGTAGTAACTCTCGCTTGGGCGGTGCCGAAAACAGCAGAGGAGCGAGAAGATTTGGCAACTTTGTTGACTTCCCAGTCGAAATCTGGCTCAATGAAAGAGAATCTGGGGAGGAAACACGGATCAAAAGCCTGAAAGACAGTCTGGTTGGGTTAACACACGGGGTCGCCAGTGATGCACCCAGCGTGCTTGGAGGTGCTGGAGTAGTAGAGTTACACGCTGGAGGATGGAGTTTCACCGCGAGGTGCAGTGACGGTTCTGTATGGGTCTGGGGTGAGTACGAAGTTGTGGGAGCTCGAACCTAACGGGTGCTGTTATGGTCAGGTCAATTGGACGGAAGGATGATGTCATTCAGAGAAAGAAACTGGGAAAACAAGTATTGCATTGTCCCGGAACCTACGAGGATTCCTTTGCCTTGCAAAGCGGAGTCCATTAGTGCCGGCAGGTCCCATTTGTTGATATTGGATTCAGATAATCTTATCTGGGAACTAACGGCTTGGGGACTTGTAAGATTTTCCAATTTCTTTTATTCGTGGAACATGCCTTTAAACTTACTATATAATTTATCCTGTCACAGGCTTATCACCACACTGAAACAGAACTCACTTCACCTGTGCATTATGGCACAAATAGGCAACCCCCCCATGTCATCCAACTGTCAACAGGCTGGACGCACTCCGCCGCTCTCACATCGGGAGGCACGATTTATACATGGTTCCCGTTCTCGGACCCCTACAAACAAAATTTGACTCCTGACGCCGATCTCAATGTCCTAAACCCGCCTGGGGTGGAAAACGATGCTGACAACGGCGCAAGAAGTGTGCGATGGGGCACGGTAACCGGTGATGTCTTATATGAATTGCCAGCAATTCCTCTGAGACCTGAACATCTTACACAGATTGCAAAAGATTCCAACAGCGATGCGAAGGTCCTTGAGCTGCTAGATGCTGAATGGAAAGAATATGATTCGACACACACTCCTCAAACTCTCAGAGACGGTCAAAAAGTAATCAAGATTGCCAGCGGGCTTGAATTTATTCTTGCCCTTAAAAAAAACGGTGAGGTGTGGTATACTCCGGTTAAGGACGGTGTGCCTCCGGTTTGGTACTTTGTGTGTTAGTTCGTCACGAAGATGATACATGTTTAACTAACTTCATATTGTTTAAGGTCCCGTATTTCTCATCTCCCGCAATCACTCATATAACCGCTCAGTTTGAGTCTATCACATCTTACGCAACTCCAACCCAGCAATCTCAATCGTCTGCGGTCCACCACACGAGAATTCCTGCCGATACAGTTCCGCCCCGTTCATTTACTTCCGAACCGACAGTTTTGCTACATAGACCTGACTTTCTTCCCGACTTGCAGGATAAAGGTGTCATTCAAGTTGCTTTGGGTGACTATCATTATGCTGCTCTGACCAATCGAGGTGAGATGCTCACTTGGGGCCAGGGAACAACTGGCCAGTTAGGATTGGGAGCCGAAGGGAGACGAGGAAACGAAACCGTTCCCAAACCAGTAAAGTTtggggaaaaggaagggCCAGGCTTTGTATTCTCTATAACAGCTGCAGGCTGGCACACCGGCGCTCTACTGCTGGGGAACAATGAGCCtaagaaagaagaagtcGATGAATTTGCGGCC is drawn from Cryptococcus gattii WM276 chromosome A, complete sequence and contains these coding sequences:
- a CDS encoding uncharacterized protein (Similar to TIGR gene model, INSD accession AAW41895.1) yields the protein MPPTLTDLPSEVILEQILPLLSLKDVLHFSQVNHQLHTLTLDPSFWRYKTTSDFSFSPSSHPPFPSSDWWRRVYFGLLQPRAFVWGSSSNSRLGGAENSRGARRFGNFVDFPVEIWLNERESGEETRIKSLKDSLVGLTHGVASDAPSVLGGAGVVELHAGGWSFTARCSDGSVWVWGQLDGRMMSFRERNWENKYCIVPEPTRIPLPCKAESISAGRSHLLILDSDNLIWELTAWGLAYHHTETELTSPVHYGTNRQPPHVIQLSTGWTHSAALTSGGTIYTWFPFSDPYKQNLTPDADLNVLNPPGVENDADNGARSVRWGTVTGDVLYELPAIPLRPEHLTQIAKDSNSDAKVLELLDAEWKEYDSTHTPQTLRDGQKVIKIASGLEFILALKKNGEVWYTPVKDGVPPVWYFVPYFSSPAITHITAQFESITSYATPTQQSQSSAVHHTRIPADTVPPRSFTSEPTVLLHRPDFLPDLQDKGVIQVALGDYHYAALTNRGEMLTWGQGTTGQLGLGAEGRRGNETVPKPVKFGEKEGPGFVFSITAAGWHTGALLLGNNEPKKEEVDEFAAQSPIHRTADTATNPQHQRGSPNIAPNEQNPRVTGGNYLPPFRLGYPGRLMFRDVRGGHNQVPAPVQDQIDPSTANEHSAGADQNGTIAFPDQAADIQRHTDSADRNSQWQLPQHHVSSRSVRAMPFFRVGFAGRGSVRGRGRGQLGINDGNGIGFNTNGPP